TGGTCCGTGTTCGGGTCTTGAATGTTTGCGAAAACCCTTTCCAGTTCTCGATTGACAATTTCAGCCAGCCCATCATTTCCCAGACTTTGAAAATCAAGTTGTATGCTCATTTCTCGTCTCCTTTTTCCCTATCCTTGATCCGTCTCCGTACTCGGGCATTTCCCGTATTCAGGGCAGGATGGGCATTTCTCCGAGATGACATCGGCCTCGATCTTGGGGCAGAAGATGACGCCTTGCTCTTGCCTTTCCGCCTTCTGCTTGGCTGCAGCTTCCTCGGCCATGCGGAAGGCGCGTTCGCATTGGGCGCTGTTCCAGTTGGAGGCAAAGGCGTTTAAATCGATTTCGACCTCGGCAAGATCAAGTCCGGCCGCTTCCACAGCATGTATCGCTTCAAAACGACGCTGTTCCCGTTCCTCCTTTGTGAGGCGCGTCTTTTTCTTTTCGGGACCGGTTTCGTCGTCTTCGTCTTTTTCGTCCGGCTTCGCTTCGGCGTGCTGGGCTTCAGTTTCATCCTGGGCGGCCTCCTGTTGGGTGGACTCCTGATTCACGACCTTGGCCGGCGTTTCCTTCGGCGCTTCGCTTGCGCTTTCCGGCCGTGCCTCGGCGACCGTCATGGAATAGCTTCCATCCTCGGCCGGTATGAGGTCGTAGGTGTCGTGGACTTCATCCGTCGTTTTGATGCCCATGAGAATATCGGGGCAATACACGCGACCGAAGAACGCGGCGGAACGGTAACGGAGCATGACATCGGGCATGGTGCGCCACTTCGAGCCGTTTTTGGTGTACCAACCTTCCTTGATGGCCATTTCCAGGGACACGGGGGCCGACTCCAGGCGCAAACCGGTCTCCCGATCCTCGGACCAGGCGATGCAGACCTTGTTTTTGATCTTCACCGAGTCGATGACGCGCTCTTCCTTGTCTTCGGAGATATCGAAGCGCAGGGGACTGAAGCGGCCACAATTGTTGATCATGGCGATGATGAACTGGGCGGACCAGGACGGGCGACCATGCACGATATAAAGGTTCTGCATGATCATGATGGGGTCGGCTCCCATGCGGGAGGCCATGTTGAGGGCAATGGCGCAGTTGGCGAGGTTGCCGACAAACTCCTTAGGAACGAGGCTGGACTCGGCGAAAATTCTGGCAACGCGTTGTGTGAATTCGAATGCCCGCAAATCTCCGAATCCGATACTTATGGCGGGCTGGTTCGTGGATGCCGACGGCATCGGTGTCGGTGGATTGCTCTTCAATTCGTGAACCGTGGCTTTGGCGGTCATATCTGTTCTCCTTTTTGTCTGCTGATCAGGCCCGATACCGGCAAGACTGGTGGATCGGGCAGTATTTCGGACCACACATCATGCTGCTCGGGTTGCCGTGGAAATATCCGCCGTGCAGGATGCGCGAAGCATGATGCAGCACGCCGGGATGGTCTTCGTCGCCAAGCAAAATGTCGCGTGTGCCGTGGACGGCGGTGACTCCTGCCCGGCGTCCTCGATCCGTCTTGGCGGCCTGGAGACCAATAATGGTTCCCGGTTCGGTGATGGGAACGCCCATGGCGGCCTGGGCGAGCAGTTCGTAAATCGCAATTTGCAGACCGTAGCCTTGCGTTTTTATCGTCCTATCCTTGCCGACAACGTTTTTTCCCGTCTTCACGTCGGCGATGCCGTGGCCGACGCCGGAGAAAACAACTCGGTCGGTCGTGCCGGTGAGCAGGAGTCCAAGGTCCGTGATTTCAAGCCCTGTGCAGAGGATTTCAACCCCGGCGTATTCAAAATTTGGTGAGACCGTGGTGCAGTACAGCGAATGCAAGGCAAGACCGATGTTCTCAACTTCTTTGGGGCTGGAGTCGTCCCAGACGACATCCTCTTTTGGTTTGTAGACCTCATCGACCAGAGCGCCGGCGGCATCGTCGGGTGTGAGACCGGCTCCATCCATGCGGCTTTGATCGAAGACGGCGGTGGAGGCATGAACCGCTTTGCCGAGTACCGCGTTGGGACCGGAGGGAGTTCTCAACCCCTTTATATTTTTGGCTTCCCACCGTGCGGGGCAATCCATGAGTTCCTTCAGGCTCGACGCTCTGAGGCGGATGGGATTCATGTTATTCCTCCGGGTTGAGGTTGCTGACCTCGTCAGCTCTTATGAGTTGACAGCTGTGTTGATCTTGGTAATTTTCATCAAGTCCACGTCGCTCTGGCTTTGTGCTTGGGCTGCAAGCCGTGTCGTGCGAGGGCACGGCTTGCTCTTTTTCCCAGTTGAGCAGATGGCGCAGATCAATTTTGAAAATTATGGTCGGCATGGCCGCCCCATTGTGGCGGGATAATCCACTCCAGCCCGTACCCCGTTCATTTCCCCGATACTTTCCATCCACGTTGGGCCCTCGTAGAAAGAGCAGTCACTGGCCTCGGTATGTCCATCCACCTCGACGCGTCCATGCATGCCGGATAATTTGATGACTTCTTCGCTTAGCGCGTCGCAGTGACCAGGGTTCCCAACTCCTGCCCTTTGGAAGTATTCGCATTGCTCACAAAATCTCATGTTATCCCTCCCAGTAATTTCAACATGATCCAGGCCATGCATGGTGAGAGAACGCAGACCACTGCAATCTCGACTGCATCAAGCCAAAACAATGTTTTTTCCATAAGATTCTCCTTGTTTTGACCTCCCTTTTCCCCTTCACTTCGCGTTGCTTCCCGGCGCATATCCGGCCAAGGTTGCCTACTGTCTCGCCTCCCCGAGGAGGTTTGGGTTCGGCCCGTACCGGCGTAGCAATTCGAGTCGCTTGGCTTGGTCTCGGGACCACTCCAGCCTTGACCGCTGTTTGAGCCGTGGCTTTACTGTGCGGGTGGGGTGGAAGTGGTTTTGTCGTGTTGTTGAAAGTAGTGTATCCTTATGGAAACAAAAATCAACACAAAATGTTTCCAGAAGGAACGTAGTCAGCAAGAAAAAATCCCGACCGAAGCCGGGTGGGGTGGGAGTGGTTTCTTTTTGCCTTGAAGCAAAATGAGTCATTCTGATGCATAGTGCGGCATATTGCATCTCTTGCAAAAATATTTTAAAAAAGTCTAAACAAGGGAGGGAAGGGTGACAAAGGGCGGCAAATCTCCAAGGATTTCAGTAAGCCTGCCTGACAAGACCTATTCTGAGATGACGGCCATTGCTGAAAAGTACGACATCTCAGTTGCTTGGCTTGCCCGGCATGCTATAGCCGATTTTCTTTCTCGGTATGAATCGGAAGAATTACAGCTTCGGCTACCGATACCACTCAAAGGGAAGCATTGATGAACTTCAAAATCATATCTCTTTTTACAGGGGGAGGCGGCCTTGACCTTGGATTTGAAGCCCATGGGTTTGATCCGCTTGTCTGTGTGGACTACGACTCTGAGTCTTGCAAGACCATTCGTCATAATCGTCCCGAGTGGCCTGTTTTTGAAGGGGTCATCGAAGACTTCTGCTGTACAGGAAATGTACATGGGGTAATCGGCGGACCTCCCTGTCAAGGCTTCAGCACAGCGGGAAAAGGAAATCCAAACGATCCACGCAATAACCTTTGGAAGCATTATTTTAGAATTGTTGAGGAAACAAAACCTCTTTTCATTGTGCTTGAAAATGTGCCTGGGATGTTGAATGCAAAGAATAAGCATCATTTCGAGGAAATGGTAAAATCCTTTGAGGCTCATGGCTACCGTGTTAATTACAGCATTTTAAATGCATCTGATTTTGGCGTACCTCAAAACAGAAGAAGGCTTGTTTTGGTTGGAGGCCTTGGATTTGAAATCAAACTTCCAAGTCCTACTGTAAAAAGAGAAGTCACTGTAAGGGAAGCAATAGAAGACTTGTTGAAAACGAAAAGAGCTCCAAATCACGAGCCTAATAAACATGCTCCTCATGTTGTTGCTCGTTGGAAAAAGTTGAAAGAAGGCGAATCTGACCCTAATTATCGAAGAGCAAGACTTTACGCAGACAGGCCTAGTTCTACAATACGAGCAGGCGGAGGTTACGGGCCGAATGATGACCACCTCGCTGGCTTTCACCCGCCTATCCATTATAAACTTCCCCGCCAGCTTACTGTGAGGGAATCAGCAAGGATTCAAGGCTTTCCTGACTCTTGGATTTTTTGTGGTTCGAAGACAGCTCAAGGCCGCCAAGTTGGAAATGCAGTACCACCGCCACTTGCAAATGCAGTCGCAAAGGAAGTCAGAAAGGCACTAACCAGTTATTTCTCTGAAAATGGTTTTATCAAAGCCTGGTTGAGATTTGATGAGGAACAGGAGCTTTGCGCTATGTAGTGCTCCAAAGTACTTCTTCATTTCGGGCCATTTTCTCTTCGATCTTTTCTTCAAAACTAGGTTTTGTGGGTGCAACACCTGCAATCAGACCTTCTTTTGAATCTTCAAGCGTTGTCATTACAGCTTTGCTTAAGCGAAGTTTATAAGGAGAAACACTTCGGTCAAGATCAAAAACAATCCAACAAATGTCAGCATTAGAGATGTGTTCTGCTTGCTCCATTTCTGGCATCCAATCAAAGAACGGTTGATCTACTACTACAAACATTTTCTTCCCCCACCGCCGCAATGTAGGAACTTTGATCTCAAGCTGAGGAAGTAGACGTTTGGTCGCAGAAGACCTAAAATCAGGTCTTCTGCTTGCAGGGGCTTGAAGCTCATGTTTTTGCTCGAAATGCTTGATTTCCCCTCCCATGCTTCTACCGGAAAAGTAAACTGCCTGGATCTCGATGCCGCACCAATCTTCAATTTCCCCTTCATCTTTGAGAACTATGAGATTATCGATACTTCCTACAGCCCCACTAGAATTATTGACTGGCTGAAGAAATGCAACTTCTCCGATTGCAAACATATCTCCTTTCTTGGCAAATGCTAACTCTGAGACAACCTTAAACATCAATCCGTCCTCACGGAAGCGTCGTGGACAGCAAATCGCATATATAGATCCATCAGAAATAGTGCATACTCCACCTTTCTTGTTACAAGGAGCATCCACAAATGGACAATGTTTGTTCGCTCTTAACCTCCAGGTATTTTCGCTCAAATCTTCGCATGGTATGCCGTATTGTTCAGCCATTCCAAAATTAGGCATCTACTCTTCCTCTTCTAAAAAAGAAGTGATTTTCTCAATTAATGCTTCACGATTTTTTGCTTTAAGCTCACATTCCCAAACAATAAGAGGATTCCATCCTAGTGCCATGATTTCCTCTTGCTTTTTCTTGTCTCTCTCAACATTTTTTTTCAGCTTTGGAAGCCAATATTCAAGATTTGATTTCGGCTTTGAACCTCTTTTGCACCATGTATGCTGGTGCCAGAAACAACCATGGATGAAGATTACTTTTTTTCTTCCTGGAAATACAATGTCAGGTTTTCCAGGAAGGGATGCATAATGCAATCTGTATCTATAGCCTAGAGAGTAGATTAGCTTTCTTAGTTTGATTTCAATGGATGTGTTCTTGCCTTTGATGTTGCGCATAATCTTACTGCGCTTCTCTTTGTCAAACACATCCATAATTAGTACAGAATTGATAAGTAAGAATACTTAGGTTTTCCCTGAGTCAATATCTTGTCACTTTCTGGTCAAATCCGACCAAGCCCACACGCATCGACCAATGATTGCACGAGAGATGTCGCCGCCGTAATGCTCGTTAAGACCATATAATAATGGCGGATATGAGAGTATGTCTGGGTTTTGACTCACAAAATTAAGCATGATCTCGCTGTCTTTACGTTTGACGAACACACGTTTGATCGAGACTGAATCGTCTGGCTCTCTGATAAGAAATATTCCGCCATTCGGCTCTGGGCGAAAGTCATCTTTATCTACAAGGACGATATCGTTCGGGTGGAGCAATGGAATCATGGACTCTTGCCCCTTGCCGATTTCGACCGCCACAAGGTTCGATCTAAATCGAACGCTCGGATGATTTCTGAAAACCAGAACCCACGACTTTATCCCATCACTTGGAACCATCCCGCGCCCGGCAGCAACGGGTCCGTCTGCCAGGGGGACGGCTAGATAAGGTTCTGGGAGAGGCTGAGGGTATCCGCTTTCAGCGCCAACGATCTTGGCATCGACAAAGCAGACTTCGCGGGATTGATTTTTTATATCTTCAGGGAAAACGACTTTCCCGCCAAGGATTTCTAGCCAATCCAAAAAGTCAGAAGCATTGGGACGCCTCCCCTTTGTAAAAATTTTAGAAAGCGTTGATCGCGTCGTCTTCAGCCTTGATGCAAGCTTGTCAAGGCTTCCTGCATTTTCTGCCTCTTTTCGAAGCAAATTTATAATCTTTTCATAATCGTTTCCCATTCCTTCATTTAACGATGTCGAGTTGTTTGGTCGAGTTTCCATAAAGCTCTTATCTCTTGACTGTTGTTTCCGGTAGGATACAATCTAGGCATGGATATCACAAAAGACATCAGAGCTCTTCTTCATGAAACGGGTTGGTCGATCAGGAACTTCGCTCGCGAGTCTGGTGTTGACCATGCCTGCATTGCGCGACTTCTTAATGGAACGAGGAAAGGTCTCCATTCCTCCTCCATCGAAAAACTCTGGCCCTACCTCTACGGCGACAAGCGTCCGGCCCCATCTCCGAGGCAGACCGATGACGCGGCGTGACGAACACTCCAGCGGTTTGGGCTGCTTCATCGCGCCTTATGTCTTGAACCAACCGGGCCGTCTGTCCACGAAGTCGTCCCAGGTCGTGGAATGGCGTTTGACAAGCCTGTTCATAACCTCGACCCGTTCGTCTCGTGACAGGTGCTCCACACAGCAGACCAGGACATGGGTGCCGTCCTGTTCCTCCTGGTGTTCTTTCAGGCATTGTCTGAGATTTTCCGTTTCGCCTGCCTTCACGATGCGGAATGCTGGCTTGCCGGTCCTCTCGCTCAAGCCGGTCTGTTCCGCAAAGACATACAAGGCGGGAAGGTCAACGAAACCTTCGGTGTTGCCGACAGCGAAATCACGCGGGAAGACCTCGAAGGTGACGGTCTCCTGTCCGTTGAATTGGAGTTCGCAGTATTGCGGGCTGGTTTCTCTCATTTTTAGCTCTCCCTCTTTGTAAAAGGAAGGTTGTTATGAAAATTTCTTGGATCAACGATGATCTTATTTTGCAGCCAATATCTTCCGACGAAGACAAAGCTCTTGCGCGCTTGTGTGCAATCGTTGGCGTTGACTTTGTTACTCTCGCTGACGGCATTCGCTTCAGCCCCCAAAACGAAATCGAATGCGAGGGGCTTCAGGGACTTGCCTATTTCCTCAAGCCCGTCATGGTCAGGGGAGGCTCGGACGCTCCTTTCCCCTCTTTGATCGTTCCTCCTCAAGGGGCAGAGGCGTTTATTGCAGAACTGAAGACATACGTTCCGCAGTTCGAAGAACAAGACATGGATGAAGACTTCATGTCGCATCTGGACCAGGTTGATCCTGAAGACGTCGAGGGGCGCTCTTATTGGGAGACATGCCGGGCCGCGTTTCGGCGTGGCGATGTCGCAACCGTTGCCGCAGTTTACAATGATTGGGCCAGGCATCCCGTCAGGTTTACTTCCGAAGAGCGGACAGCCATGCCGAAAGCGCATTGGCGGCGTATTGCTCGTTGCATACAGGGGCAAAGCGCTTGATCAACTCTTGTTCGAAGGCAATGCGACGATCCTCATGAACGCCATCGACAAAATGCACCAAAACATGGGTTGCTCCATGTTTTCGGGCGCAGGGCAACTTTGCGCCGTCGTGTTCTTGGCCGCTGTGTTGTTGCATTCGTCTTCTGAGGTTGTCGGTTTGTCCGATATACACGACGGAAACATCATATGTGTAATGTTTTTGTATTTCTTCAATGACGCCAAGTTGTTTCACGGATGCAAAAATGTAGATTGCTGGCCATTCATCTCTTTCATCAAGACTGGCGAGGTCGTCCAAGGGAAGAGTGATACATGGCAGCGTGTCCCCCTGGCTGCTGATCACCAAGTTGAGGTCTGTCTGATATTTTTCCAATATTTCCACATCTCCTTACGGCTTTATGGTTGTGATGGATCATTACTCTGTACGGAGATGCGGGATTTATTTCAAGGTAATCAATTTTTTAACCGGTCTCCTATTGAAAGTGGAAGTGAAAGCTGCATGACAACCCGTTTTCCGGGATGCCGATTCAACACATAGGCCAAAGCCTGGGCATGGGCGCTCGCGTGGTCAAGGGACGAGGGCAAGGGCAGATTTCGAAATGTGACTGACGATCCGGTCAAGAGCCGGATGCGAAGGTAGGGGCCTTTTGAGCCGTGTCGGAGGTAGGCGCGGACGTCCATGTTTTACGCATGCCTCGTTCGACGTCTTCATGCAATCAGAAAACCCCACAAGGAGTTTGGAGCATGGATATTTTCTTGCCGCGCGAGGAACTGCACGAATTCGAATTCATGTCCATCGCCGATGTCTGCGACCTGTTCAAACGGGGACTCAAGTCGTCCGGCGGACTCACCAACTATTGCGAGGATCATGATCTGCCGTACAGGGTGATGGTCGATAAACTCGACCGGAACAAGGTCCATTGCCGGCCGCATTATATCGATATCGTTTCCATCACCAGAACGGGCAGCACGGTCTTTCTGAAACATCTCGCCGCCCAACTTCCGGACAGCGAACATGCCCAACCCGAAATGACACAGGCCGACATGCACCGGCAGCTGTGTCTTTTCATGCATGCGGTGGGGCAGTTGGCCGTGGCGGTGCAGGCCGGGACGGACTCGGGACGTCCCCTCGATGCGATATCCGCACGAACCTACTACGACGACGTTCACGCCATCCAGGTGCGGGCGGGTGAGATCATGCGGAAACTGCGGCCGCATTTTCAGTTGGAAGACCCGGACAAGGTTGCGGTTTTCACCAACGAGGTAGCGCCATGATCGAGACCGTTATTGAGAGCCTGTTGATTGGTTTGGTCCTGGCCTGTGTGGTGATCGGGATCGAAACGTGGTGGGTGAAACGGCGGGATAAGTCGGAGGGCAATCATGACTGACATCAGCATATTCGAGCATCCAGAGTTCAAGTCTGTCCGTGTCACGATGATCAAAGGGGAGCCGTGGTTTGTGGCCAAGGATATAGCAGAAGCCCTGGAGTACAAGTGGGCTGGATCGGCAACTCTGGCTCATGTTCCCGAACTGTGGAAGGGGGTCAATTCGGTTCTGACCCCTGGGGGAAAACAAGACCTGGCAGTCCTTTCTGAACAGGGCGTGTATTTCTTTCTCGGAAGAAGCGACAAGCCCAAAGCCCTTTCCTACCAAATGTGGTTGGCTGGCGAGGTTGTCCCGTCGATACGAAAACATGGTGCCTACCTGACCCCGGCCAGGATCGAAGAGGTTTTGACCGATCCCGACACGATCATTCGACTTGCCACGAATTTGAAAGCCGAACGCGAACAACGCCTCGCTCTGGAAGCCCAGGCTCAAGCCCTGGAAGCCGAGCGCGACCGCCTTCGCCCCAAGGCTGAAGCAGCCGACGCGTTGCTTAACGCGGGCAATGCTCTGCCCTTCAGCTCAATCGCCAAATCCCTGCACAAGCGTTTCGGTATCGGTCGCAATCGCCTGTTTCGCATTCTGCGCGAGAAAGGCGTTCTCATGACCAACAATGAGCCCAAACAAGTTTATCTGGAACGGCATCTTTTCCGGGTTATCGAACGTCGCTTTGAGGTTAAAGGCGAGATGAAGGTCGGTACCCAGACGCTTGTCACGCAAAAGGGTGCACAGTTTATTGTGGGCATTTTGTCAAACCTTGAAACACAGACAATTTGAACGGTTCATGAAACGGTTTGCGAAACGGTTCCACCAACCCCCAAGACATGGTTCCGCTCAACGCTGAACCTGCCTCACAAGGGTGTCTATTATGCGTGATTACGGCGTTGTTTATAGTAAGTTCTGGCTGAGAGAAGATGTCATGGAACTGTCCGACAAGGCACGGTTGTTGTTTTTGTATCTTCTCACCGGTCCCCATACAACCCCGTCCGGCTGTTTCCGGTTGCCGCAAGGCTATGCCGCCGCCGATCTCGGGTGGGGCATGAGAACCGTTTCGAAACGGTTCGAGGAACTGTCGTCCAAAGGATTTGTCCTGTGTTGCCCGAACACGGACTGGATTCTCATTCCGAACTTCCTCAAACACAACCCCATCCCCAATCCCAATTGCGGGAAATCCATCGCCAGGCAATTGGAACTTCTGCCGCGTACTTTTGGTTACGTAAACGAGTTAATTGAATCCCTTAGGCCGTTTCGTGAACACTTCCCGGAAGGGTATGTCGAGGGTTACGTGAACGGTTCCGCAAACGGTTCCGTGAACGGTTCACGTAACGGTTCCACAAACGGTTTAGGGAACGGTTTGGCTAATCATAGAACAAAGAACAAAGAACAAGAAGAAGAGAAAAATATATATCGCGCACGCACGCGCGAGGCTGACCCACCCGATTCCCAGGCCGAAAACCCCACATCGCCAGAAGCACCAGCCGAGGGCGAACCACCCGGAATCGAGGGCTACAGCCTGGAATTCTTGGAGTTTTGGGAGGCGTACCCGAACAAGTCCAGCCAGGACGACGCCTGGATTGCCTGGTTGGAACTCAAGAAAAAACGGCAGCATCCGGGGATTTGTGCCCTTCACACCGCTCTTTTGGCTCAAGGCAAGTCGGCCCGTTGGCAGCAAAATGGCGGGCAATTCATTCCCGATCCGGCAAACTGGCTCAGGAAGCGGCGTTGGAAGGACCAGCTTCCGGCAGCGGTGGAGGACGATCACGTCACGCACGATGTCACGGCCATGTCACGCGGACATTCGCGTGACGGTCCCGTGCCGAAAACCTACGCGCAGTGTCAGGACGCGGAACAACGAGACCAAGCGCTCATCGCGCTGGAATACATGCGAGGTCAAAATCATGCCAAGCAAAAGTGCGATCATAGGGGAACTGGCGAAATTCTCCCTGGTTTACCAACGGCGTAGCAGTGAAGCTCTCCAAGCCCTTGTGGAACTGTGGGTTGAAGATCTGGCTGAACTCAACGACGATGCCTTGATACGAGCCTGCGCTCTGGCCAGGAAGAGATGCAAGTTCTGGCCGACTCCAGCTGAGTTGCTTGAGTTTCATGAGCACGCACAGCCGAAATACGAGACCACCCATGTGCCACTTCCAGAATCACCGGAGAAGATCGAAGCCATGGCAAAGCGTAATGCGGCCAGGGCAAGAGATATCCGGCGGGCGTTGCATGGCGGTGAACGCCCGGATTGGATTGCCGCGTTGGATCGGGAACGAGGGCGGATGCAATGAAACCCTGTGACATCAATCCCGCATTGCCCTGTATCGGCCGTTGGGGCTGGTGTCTGGGGCGATGGGACTGGGGTCAGTATGCGGAGACTGATCCGCCGCCGTTGCGGAGTGGGTATGCACATTGCCCTTGGGGGATCAGTGTGCAGGCGTGGGAGGAAGCGCATGACCGAAATCTGGACCGCCGAACAGGCCCGCGAATACTTCCGAACCGGCAGGGAGCCACGTGTTTCCAAAAAGGAAATAACTCGCAAAACAAACCTGCGGCCGCACCGCACGGTCAACGGTCCGCGCGAAAAAAGAATGAACGGCACCGAGGCTCGTTTCGTCTGCGACTACCTGGAACCTCGCAAGCGGGATGGCCTGATACGGAGCTACGGGTTTGAAGCCTGCAAGATCAGGCTGGCCGACTGCGGATGCTGGTACACCCCGGATTTTGTCGCGACGGACAGGGAAGGCGCGACGTGGATCATCGAAGTCAAAGGCGCGTATGAGCGGGAGGATGCCAGGATAAAGCGGCTGGTGGCGGCAAGGTTGGTACGGGCGTGGGGCTGGAAGTTCCTCTTTGCCCAGTGGAAGAAACAGCAATGGGAATATACGGAGCTTTGAGCATGGATTGCCCGAAATGCGGAGCCAAGATGTTGCGTTTGAGTACGACCGGGAACATCCGGTTTAGACTATGTGGACCCTGCGACCATGTCATTGCCACCGTCGAATCTCCAGGGCGGGACTGTCCGTTGTGCGGAGCCGCATCGTTCGCAACAAAGACCGATGGAGCAAGTCGAAAGCGTCGATGCTCCGCCTGTGGCCATGCCTACAGTACGGTGGAGATGATTCAGAGCGTGTATACTGAAGCATCATTGCAAGGTGTTGGCAGGCCTTGGAGAACAGGTGCAAGCTTTAGTCCTGCAATTGACGCCAGTCGACATCCATAGCTGCGCTAATTTTTTTGAGCGTTTTAGGGCGTAAATTGGCATCCTTCGATTCCATTTGCGCATACGCTGACTGTGTTATCTCCATCCGCTCGGCAACGTCGGCTTGAGTTAATCCTAAGTATTCACGCCATGCTCGTACCAGAGAGCAATCACGTTCCTCTTCGATAACAATGACTCCATGTGGGATGGTGACGTTCTCGTCTTGGTCTGCCCCAAACCGTTCGACAAATATTTCCCACGGAATAACGGCGAACTGCGGTTCTCCATTCGGTCCCCGCAAAACTTGGTGTTCAATATGTTCGTTCATCACGTTTTTTGACCTCCTCAATGAAAATGATTCGAATTTCGTTATCCTCGCAGATCGTAAAGAGTACGCGGTAGCGTCCAACACGCAAGCGATAGTCATTTCTTCCGACGAGCGACTTGACGTTGTGGCAATCCGGCCAATTTGCCAGTGTCCCGATAGCGGCAAGTATTGCTTTACGTTGTGTCGCATCAATCCGGCGAAATTGGCGACGTGCTTTCGTGGTCCATTCGATCTCATTCATAAGTTTTTAATAAGTTTTCAATCTGTTTCTGTCAATAAATAGGA
This genomic window from Desulfovibrio inopinatus DSM 10711 contains:
- a CDS encoding RecB family exonuclease produces the protein MNPIRLRASSLKELMDCPARWEAKNIKGLRTPSGPNAVLGKAVHASTAVFDQSRMDGAGLTPDDAAGALVDEVYKPKEDVVWDDSSPKEVENIGLALHSLYCTTVSPNFEYAGVEILCTGLEITDLGLLLTGTTDRVVFSGVGHGIADVKTGKNVVGKDRTIKTQGYGLQIAIYELLAQAAMGVPITEPGTIIGLQAAKTDRGRRAGVTAVHGTRDILLGDEDHPGVLHHASRILHGGYFHGNPSSMMCGPKYCPIHQSCRYRA
- a CDS encoding ribbon-helix-helix domain-containing protein, with amino-acid sequence MTKGGKSPRISVSLPDKTYSEMTAIAEKYDISVAWLARHAIADFLSRYESEELQLRLPIPLKGKH
- a CDS encoding DNA cytosine methyltransferase, which codes for MNFKIISLFTGGGGLDLGFEAHGFDPLVCVDYDSESCKTIRHNRPEWPVFEGVIEDFCCTGNVHGVIGGPPCQGFSTAGKGNPNDPRNNLWKHYFRIVEETKPLFIVLENVPGMLNAKNKHHFEEMVKSFEAHGYRVNYSILNASDFGVPQNRRRLVLVGGLGFEIKLPSPTVKREVTVREAIEDLLKTKRAPNHEPNKHAPHVVARWKKLKEGESDPNYRRARLYADRPSSTIRAGGGYGPNDDHLAGFHPPIHYKLPRQLTVRESARIQGFPDSWIFCGSKTAQGRQVGNAVPPPLANAVAKEVRKALTSYFSENGFIKAWLRFDEEQELCAM
- a CDS encoding NotI family restriction endonuclease; the protein is MPNFGMAEQYGIPCEDLSENTWRLRANKHCPFVDAPCNKKGGVCTISDGSIYAICCPRRFREDGLMFKVVSELAFAKKGDMFAIGEVAFLQPVNNSSGAVGSIDNLIVLKDEGEIEDWCGIEIQAVYFSGRSMGGEIKHFEQKHELQAPASRRPDFRSSATKRLLPQLEIKVPTLRRWGKKMFVVVDQPFFDWMPEMEQAEHISNADICWIVFDLDRSVSPYKLRLSKAVMTTLEDSKEGLIAGVAPTKPSFEEKIEEKMARNEEVLWSTT
- a CDS encoding very short patch repair endonuclease, whose translation is MDVFDKEKRSKIMRNIKGKNTSIEIKLRKLIYSLGYRYRLHYASLPGKPDIVFPGRKKVIFIHGCFWHQHTWCKRGSKPKSNLEYWLPKLKKNVERDKKKQEEIMALGWNPLIVWECELKAKNREALIEKITSFLEEEE
- a CDS encoding S24 family peptidase, which produces METRPNNSTSLNEGMGNDYEKIINLLRKEAENAGSLDKLASRLKTTRSTLSKIFTKGRRPNASDFLDWLEILGGKVVFPEDIKNQSREVCFVDAKIVGAESGYPQPLPEPYLAVPLADGPVAAGRGMVPSDGIKSWVLVFRNHPSVRFRSNLVAVEIGKGQESMIPLLHPNDIVLVDKDDFRPEPNGGIFLIREPDDSVSIKRVFVKRKDSEIMLNFVSQNPDILSYPPLLYGLNEHYGGDISRAIIGRCVWAWSDLTRK
- a CDS encoding GIY-YIG nuclease family protein, whose product is MEILEKYQTDLNLVISSQGDTLPCITLPLDDLASLDERDEWPAIYIFASVKQLGVIEEIQKHYTYDVSVVYIGQTDNLRRRMQQHSGQEHDGAKLPCARKHGATHVLVHFVDGVHEDRRIAFEQELIKRFAPVCNEQYAANALSAWLSALRK
- a CDS encoding phage antirepressor KilAC domain-containing protein; this translates as MTDISIFEHPEFKSVRVTMIKGEPWFVAKDIAEALEYKWAGSATLAHVPELWKGVNSVLTPGGKQDLAVLSEQGVYFFLGRSDKPKALSYQMWLAGEVVPSIRKHGAYLTPARIEEVLTDPDTIIRLATNLKAEREQRLALEAQAQALEAERDRLRPKAEAADALLNAGNALPFSSIAKSLHKRFGIGRNRLFRILREKGVLMTNNEPKQVYLERHLFRVIERRFEVKGEMKVGTQTLVTQKGAQFIVGILSNLETQTI
- a CDS encoding helix-turn-helix domain-containing protein, which translates into the protein MNEHIEHQVLRGPNGEPQFAVIPWEIFVERFGADQDENVTIPHGVIVIEEERDCSLVRAWREYLGLTQADVAERMEITQSAYAQMESKDANLRPKTLKKISAAMDVDWRQLQD
- a CDS encoding type II toxin-antitoxin system RelE family toxin; its protein translation is MNEIEWTTKARRQFRRIDATQRKAILAAIGTLANWPDCHNVKSLVGRNDYRLRVGRYRVLFTICEDNEIRIIFIEEVKKRDERTY